The genomic region AAGTACACGCCAATGCCGACGCGCTGGCCGACGGCGAATTCATGCTCACCGAATTCGTTGATCGCTTCGGGCCGCGTCTGGCTCATCTCAATGGCGTTCTCCAAGTCCTCGCGCAGCTGGGTAGCGCCGGCGGTCAGCCCTCGGGCTCGGCCGGTTCTTAGCAGGTCGCGGTAAACGTAGAATGACGAGTGCTGGATGGGACGTGGGCGTGGCCAACGTTAATCATCCTTCCTTCGCCTTTCGCTGCTCCCCATCATGCTTGTCGACCTCGTAAACGTCTCGACCGAAGACGGACTCCGGCTGGATGGCGCCCTTCGTACGCCGGCCGCCGCCGGGCAACCGACTCTAGGCGTCGACGCCGTTCTTTGCCTGCATGGGACTGGCAGTAACTTCTACTCGTCGAATCTGATGGCAAGCCTCGCTGCCGCGATTGTCGAAACCGGCGCCGCGGCTCTGCTGGTCAATACGCGCGGCCACGACGGCATTAGTTCGACCAGCGCCCCGGTCGGCCGCCGCCTACAGGGCGCCGCCTACGAAATTGTTGACGCCTGTTGTCACGATATAACGGCGTGGCTGCGGCTACTGGGCGAACGCGGCTTCAAAAGAATTGGCTTGCTAGGCCACAGCCTGGGCGCCGTCAAGGCGATCTATTCGCAAGCCATGCGCCCTGATCCGGCCGTAGCCTGGGTAGCTGCGATTTCGCCCCCGCGTTTGTCCTACTCGGGATTTCTGGACGATACGCGCGCCGAAGAGTTTCTTCGCGATTACGGACGGGCACACGATTTGGTACGCCATGGTCGGCCGCGCGAGTTAATCGAGATCCTTTTTCCACTCCCCTATGCGATTTCGGCCGAAGGCTTTCTCGACAAGTATGGTCCTGAAGAGCGCTACGACGCGCTAAAGCACATTGAGCGTGTGGCCTGCCCTCTGGTGGTCACCTACGGAACGGAAGAACTGTCGACGAGCGCAGCATTTCGCGGCATGCCAGAGGCGATTGCAGAGTTACCCGGCAACGAACGCCGACAGGTGATGCTGGTGACCGGCGCCGATCATTTCTACGCCGGTATGTATGCCGAATTGTGGACCCGGATCGAGCGGGCCGTCAAACGATTACTAGCGAATTAGGCGAGCGCGCGATCAATCGTTTGCCGTCGCATAGAGCCAACAGACGGCAAAGACACCGGCCCTCGGAAGGGCAGCAAGCCGTCTGCTGCCGCAGATGACACCTACTGCTGCGATGCCGGCGTCGTATCCGCATTCCCCAGCGATGTGTCGGGCGCTTTGAGGCCTTCCAAACCACGATTAATGAACGATTCGATCGCGGCAGGGTCTTGCGCGCCGACGAGCGACTCACGCTTCCAACCGGTGGGAGTTTCGCGATACATGACCAACTGCGGGATTGAGCCCCCCCGCATGAGTTGATGTGCCAATTCGCGGTCGTGATCGGTGTTCACCACCGCAAAGGCGACTTTTCCCAGAGCACCGCGTTTGGCGACTTGCGGCAGTGCGGTGTTCTTCATCTGCTGACAGGCAGGGCACCAATCGGCGCCAACCAATACCACCAAAGGCTTACCGGTCTCAGAGGTCTTGGCACGCGCCTCTGCATATGAGTTGGTCGTCGTGGCAAAGATCGCGGTCTGTAGTGCGATCGCGAGAGAGATCGTCGTCATGTCGTTCTCCTAGATTGCGTGTCTTAGGGGCAGATAGCTTCCTGGCCGACAGGTAGCCAGGAAGGCTCAAATCAGGGGATGGAACGCGGTCAGCAGGTGCGATTGGGCGGGCGAACGTCGCAGGCGAGCCAGAGCAGCCGGCCGTGTCGATCTCCTTGGCTCAACACTTCACTTTCCGTAACGCGTCGACGAGTCGTTTCAACTTTTAGCGACACGACACACTGGCCGGCTTGACCGATGCCGTGAGAGTCTGCTCAGTTTAGCCAGGTAAAATGGAGGTGCAACGATAAATTGCGTAAAATTTTCCGGCAAAATGTCGTAACCGGGCAGGACTTCGCTTAGCTCCTAGCGCGCCGACAATGCCGACCCGACACAAGTCCCAAAAATTGTTGGACTTCCAGCCAGCCTCCGGTTGAGCCCTTACCTGAAGTCGAGGTATAATCTCGACCTTTCCGCTCCGTGGCATGTTTTGGCCTGGGTTTTGCTGACCTACCGGGCCTCGATTGCCAAAAAAAGTCAAATCTCGCGGCGTCAGCAACTGCTCCTGAACAGCCATCTCAATGAAGCTTCGTGTCGGCCTCGTCGGCCTTGGCAATAACTGGGAAGTCCGACATCGGGCTG from Pirellulales bacterium harbors:
- a CDS encoding alpha/beta fold hydrolase — encoded protein: MLVDLVNVSTEDGLRLDGALRTPAAAGQPTLGVDAVLCLHGTGSNFYSSNLMASLAAAIVETGAAALLVNTRGHDGISSTSAPVGRRLQGAAYEIVDACCHDITAWLRLLGERGFKRIGLLGHSLGAVKAIYSQAMRPDPAVAWVAAISPPRLSYSGFLDDTRAEEFLRDYGRAHDLVRHGRPRELIEILFPLPYAISAEGFLDKYGPEERYDALKHIERVACPLVVTYGTEELSTSAAFRGMPEAIAELPGNERRQVMLVTGADHFYAGMYAELWTRIERAVKRLLAN
- a CDS encoding thioredoxin family protein — translated: MTTISLAIALQTAIFATTTNSYAEARAKTSETGKPLVVLVGADWCPACQQMKNTALPQVAKRGALGKVAFAVVNTDHDRELAHQLMRGGSIPQLVMYRETPTGWKRESLVGAQDPAAIESFINRGLEGLKAPDTSLGNADTTPASQQ